A genomic stretch from Actinomycetota bacterium includes:
- a CDS encoding NAD(P)-dependent oxidoreductase, whose protein sequence is MKTLVTGACGFIGSHMVEVLAEAGHDAVAGDLPSALAAVESDRTRWPEVCRVAGARLVPLDLTDPASVAAAVDGAEVVFHIAAVFDYLAPESLLRTVNVDGTRNLFDALVARGECRRVVNWGAGGIYGTPDPARLPFTEDSPKRPGNAYLVSKWDQERLAHSYRRDGFEVTSTRTTSPYGPRAAYGSGQLLLQLADKPVVIRNLRGNIPFVHVRDLCRAALHLADHPDADGEAYNVTDDGRIDAVALTRLVAEEMGTRPRILPPLPLTAMRKVLSGAARVSAIATRRSGKRPLLEYDQVQYFGYDFRYSNDKLKRTGFTFEYPQPEPGLRETLRWYRDNGWIAPTNGGGD, encoded by the coding sequence ATGAAGACGCTGGTCACGGGCGCCTGCGGGTTCATCGGCTCCCACATGGTCGAGGTGCTGGCGGAGGCCGGACACGATGCCGTCGCGGGTGATCTTCCCTCCGCGCTGGCGGCCGTCGAGAGCGATCGGACGAGGTGGCCGGAGGTCTGCCGCGTCGCGGGTGCCCGTCTCGTTCCCTTGGATCTAACGGATCCCGCGTCGGTGGCGGCCGCCGTGGACGGGGCCGAGGTGGTGTTCCACATCGCGGCCGTCTTCGATTACTTGGCGCCCGAGTCGCTGCTGCGCACGGTGAACGTCGACGGAACGCGCAATCTGTTCGACGCGCTGGTCGCACGAGGGGAGTGCAGACGCGTCGTCAATTGGGGCGCGGGCGGGATCTACGGAACGCCCGACCCTGCGAGGCTTCCCTTCACCGAGGACTCGCCGAAGCGACCCGGCAACGCATATCTCGTCTCGAAGTGGGATCAGGAGCGTCTGGCGCATTCGTACAGACGCGATGGGTTCGAGGTGACCTCGACGAGAACGACATCGCCCTACGGTCCTCGCGCCGCATATGGATCGGGACAGTTGTTGTTGCAGCTTGCAGACAAGCCAGTAGTGATCCGGAATCTGCGCGGGAACATCCCCTTCGTTCACGTGCGCGACCTGTGTCGAGCCGCGCTGCATCTTGCGGATCATCCCGACGCCGACGGCGAGGCGTACAACGTCACCGACGACGGGCGCATCGATGCCGTCGCGCTGACGAGGTTGGTGGCGGAGGAGATGGGGACGCGCCCGCGGATCCTGCCGCCGCTGCCACTCACGGCGATGCGCAAGGTGCTGTCCGGTGCGGCCAGGGTTTCGGCCATCGCGACCCGGCGGAGCGGCAAGCGCCCGCTGCTGGAGTACGACCAGGTGCAGTACTTCGGTTACGACTTCCGCTACTCGAACGACAAGCTCAAGCGAACGGGCTTCACCTTCGAGTACCCGCAACCGGAGCCCGGCCTGCGTGAGACACTGCGTTGGTACCGCGACAACGGATGGATCGCACCGACCAACGGCGGGGGTGATTGA